The Bacteroidota bacterium genomic interval GAACGAAGCATCCTGCTTGTACAAGTTTGTATGTTGGACTACATGTCGTCCATTTTTTTCTTTTGGCCTGTTACAGGCATCTCACCAAATCCTTCAACGTTGATGGCGCCATTCAGCATGTCGTCCAGGACGTCTGCTTCGAAGGTCAGGACACCAAATTCACCGCTGTCAAATTTGAAAGAGACATGGTTGTCTTCGAAAGTGAGGCCGGTGAGGTCCATTTTGCCAGGCAGGGCGTCACTGGTGATGGAGCCTACCAGGCTGCCTTCAACTTCCATGATGCTGACAACCCCTTTGTACGTACCGTCGGGTGTGTCAACAGAGTAGTCCCACATGCCGGCAAGCGGATGCGGCGCTGCCTTTTTGGTGCTGGCGCAACCTGTCAGGAAGCCGGCTGCTACAAAGAGGATAAAAGTGGATTTTAAAATCTGTTTCATTGTAATTCGATCGAGTTATAGGATCCGAGTGTAAAGGTAACATAAAATTATTTGACGCGCTGTCACTCGAAGAACGTGTAAAGCCCCTGTTTTGTAACAAAACGGAGAAATCAAGCCTTCGCAATATCGAGTGTGTCATCCTAAGCGTCAACCCGGAAGTGCAATAATTTATGGGCGAGGGAGGTTGCGTTTTTAGAACGAAATACGTCATTTGTGAAACACCCGTTGGGTCTTCAAGACCCGACGGGTGTTTTTGCTTGCCATAACCTGAGACCTCATTTCACGGGAATATCGCATAGCAAACAAGGAATTGCGAAACGCAGAAATTACATTCTACTCGGCACTCGGCACTCGGCACTCGGCACTCGGCACTCGGCACTATGCTAACAGATTACGACAAAGCACTACTTAACGGCGACCACGGTTCGGCTGCCCGCATGGCGATGTCGATCTTGGTCCGCATGCTTCCGGCCTTCAACACCGATCGCTTTCTCGACATCTCGGCAGCCCATATCGATAGCTCGCTTTTCCAGGGGGATGCCACGCTTGAATATGCAGAACGGCTTGCTGAATTGGGTGCAAAAGTTAAGGTGCCCTCCACACTAAATGTCGGTGGGGTAGATATTCACGGATGGCGTGACTGGCACGTGCCTTCAGATTGGGCCGGCAAGTCGCACCGGCAAATGAAAGCCTACCAGCAAATGGGCTGTATTCCTACCTGGACTTGCGCGCCTTATCAAACCGAACACCGTCCGGAATTTGGACAACAGATTGCGTGGGGGGAATCCAACGCCATTGCCTTTGCCAACTCAGTCATTGGTGCACGCACCGAACGGTATCCCGATTTGCTAGATATCTGCGCCGCCATCACCGGCCGCGCGCCAGCTGCCGGCCTGCACCTTACCGAAAACCGCGCCGGGCAAATCCTCTTCAAGCTGGATGATGTGCCGGCTTCGATACAGGCCGATGATGCCTTCTATCCCGTGCTTGGCCACTACATAGGCAAACACGCCCAGGAAGGCATCCCGGTTGTAGAAGGCATGGTGGTCACGCCCACCGAGGACCAGTACAAAGCGCTTGGCGCAGCCGTTGCCTCCTCAGGAGCCGTCGCGCTGTTTCACCTGATTGGTCAGACGCCGGAAGCGCCAACCTTTGAAGCGGCATTTCAAGGTAACAAGCCGATGAAAGCACTGGTTGTTGGCCGGCGTCAGTTGGAGGGCGCCTGGCAGGAGTTGACCACAACAGACAGCGCACGGCTGGACATGGTCATCTTGGGGAGCCCCCATTTTTCGCTGGCTGAGTTTGAAGCCCTGCGACCGTTGTTGGAAGGCAAGCAGTGTCACCCTGATGTGGAATTCCTGGTTACAACCAGTCGGGGGATGCGCCAGTTTGCGGAGCGCGCCGGACATATCGAAGCGCTTGAAGCATTTGGCGGCAAAATTACGGTAGATACATGCATTTTGACTTCCCCAATGCTGTCGCCCGAGACTGAGGCCCTGATGACAAATTCTGCCAAATACGCATACTACTCACCGGGGCTGCTGAATACATCAGTTGTCTATGGCCGGCTTTCTGATTGTGTAACCTCTGCTGTAGCAGGCAAAATTATTTGTGACGGTTCATTATGGAAAAAATCCTGACCGGCGAAGTGTTGGTGCCGGGCGTCGCCACGGGACCGCTGTTGTTGAGCACAGATCCCCTTAGTTTTTGGGGTGGATACGATGCGGTTACGGGTGAAATTATTGATCGCCGGCACCCTTTGTCTGGCTTGAATGGTAAAGACCGCGTGCTGGCCATTCCGGGTACACGTGGATCGAGCAC includes:
- a CDS encoding aconitase X catalytic domain-containing protein; the protein is MLTDYDKALLNGDHGSAARMAMSILVRMLPAFNTDRFLDISAAHIDSSLFQGDATLEYAERLAELGAKVKVPSTLNVGGVDIHGWRDWHVPSDWAGKSHRQMKAYQQMGCIPTWTCAPYQTEHRPEFGQQIAWGESNAIAFANSVIGARTERYPDLLDICAAITGRAPAAGLHLTENRAGQILFKLDDVPASIQADDAFYPVLGHYIGKHAQEGIPVVEGMVVTPTEDQYKALGAAVASSGAVALFHLIGQTPEAPTFEAAFQGNKPMKALVVGRRQLEGAWQELTTTDSARLDMVILGSPHFSLAEFEALRPLLEGKQCHPDVEFLVTTSRGMRQFAERAGHIEALEAFGGKITVDTCILTSPMLSPETEALMTNSAKYAYYSPGLLNTSVVYGRLSDCVTSAVAGKIICDGSLWKKS